In Rhodovulum sulfidophilum DSM 1374, the following are encoded in one genomic region:
- a CDS encoding response regulator, which produces MTDALILIVEDEPEIAEILETYFAREGFRVICARDGSTGLAHHQRLRPDLVVLDIKLPGQDGYEVLAAIRRRGETPVIMVTALAEDLDKLQALRIGADDYVVKPFNPLEVVARARAVLRRTMGRGPDHLLRLGPLTVDPQAYRAVIDVAAGPLPLELTPTEFRILAHMARFPGRAFGRAELVDACLPEGAALDRTVDSHVSNLRRKLAATEADGMLEAVRGVGYRLDMPHVR; this is translated from the coding sequence ATGACCGATGCCCTGATCCTGATCGTCGAGGATGAGCCCGAGATCGCCGAGATCCTCGAGACCTATTTCGCGCGCGAGGGCTTTCGCGTGATCTGCGCCCGCGATGGCTCGACCGGGCTGGCCCATCATCAGCGCCTGCGCCCCGATCTGGTGGTGCTGGACATCAAGCTGCCCGGACAGGACGGCTACGAGGTGCTGGCCGCGATCCGGCGCCGGGGCGAGACGCCGGTCATCATGGTGACGGCCCTGGCCGAGGATCTCGACAAGTTGCAGGCGCTGCGGATCGGGGCCGACGATTACGTGGTCAAACCCTTCAACCCGCTTGAAGTGGTGGCCCGCGCCCGTGCCGTGCTGCGCCGCACGATGGGACGGGGGCCGGATCACCTGTTGCGGCTGGGGCCGCTGACGGTCGACCCACAAGCTTACCGCGCCGTCATCGATGTGGCTGCCGGGCCGCTCCCGCTGGAGCTGACCCCGACCGAATTCCGCATCCTCGCCCATATGGCGCGCTTTCCGGGGCGGGCCTTCGGCCGGGCCGAACTGGTCGATGCCTGCCTGCCCGAAGGGGCCGCGCTGGATCGCACCGTCGACAGCCATGTCAGCAACCTGCGCCGCAAGCTCGCGGCGACGGAGGCGGATGGCATGCTCGAAGCCGTGCGCGGGGTCGGCTACCGTCTGGATATGCCCCATGTCCGGTAA